Proteins from one Arsenophonus apicola genomic window:
- a CDS encoding terminase large subunit: MMVNWSTACHDWADRIKSGQSIIPPPIYPDQAEQALNIFKQLKIVDAPGSPTFGESCAQWVFDLVAALFGSYDVKTGRRHITEVFILIPKKNSKSTLAAGIMMTALLLNWRQAAGYTIIAPTVEVANNAFNPARDMVRHEDELDDLLQVQTHIRTITHRNSNTTLKVVAADPNTVSGIKSVGTLIDELWLFGKQVNAEDMLREAIGGLASRPEGFVIYTTTQSNEPPSGVFKQKLQYARDVRDGKIDDPHFLPVIFEHPPEMVKSGEHLLAENLAMVNPNLGYSVDESFLFREFRKAKESGEASFRGFLAKHANVEIGLALRSDRWAGADFWAQQADGVLTLDTLLERSEVVTIGIDGGGLDDLLGLSVVGRCKETRKWMAWSYAWGHTSVIERRKSEASKLLDFEKDGDFTLVKHVGDDTRALANIVEHVHQLGLLDKIGVDPAGIGGLLDEIVQRGIDQESIVGISQGWRLGGAIQTTERKLAENVLIHAEQPLMNWCVSNARIEPKGNAILITKQASGRSKIDPLMALFNAVSLMALNPEPAKKEYKVYFI, translated from the coding sequence ATTATGGTTAATTGGTCAACAGCTTGTCATGATTGGGCAGATAGAATAAAGAGTGGGCAATCTATTATTCCACCCCCGATTTATCCTGATCAGGCTGAACAGGCATTAAATATTTTTAAACAACTCAAGATTGTTGATGCACCCGGTAGTCCAACATTTGGTGAATCCTGCGCTCAGTGGGTTTTTGATCTGGTTGCTGCTTTGTTTGGCTCTTACGATGTTAAAACAGGTCGTCGTCATATAACTGAAGTATTCATTTTAATCCCGAAAAAAAATTCAAAATCAACGCTAGCAGCTGGCATTATGATGACAGCATTACTTCTTAACTGGCGTCAGGCTGCTGGTTATACGATTATTGCGCCGACAGTTGAAGTGGCTAATAATGCATTTAATCCTGCAAGAGATATGGTTAGGCATGAAGATGAACTGGACGATTTACTTCAAGTTCAAACTCATATTCGAACGATTACGCATCGTAACTCTAATACTACGCTAAAAGTAGTTGCCGCAGATCCTAATACTGTTTCAGGTATAAAATCTGTTGGAACATTGATTGATGAATTGTGGTTGTTTGGTAAACAAGTTAATGCAGAAGACATGTTGCGAGAAGCGATAGGCGGGCTGGCTTCACGTCCTGAAGGATTTGTGATTTACACTACAACACAATCGAATGAACCTCCATCAGGTGTATTTAAACAGAAATTACAGTATGCGCGTGACGTTAGAGACGGAAAAATTGACGATCCGCATTTTCTGCCTGTCATCTTTGAACATCCACCTGAGATGGTAAAAAGTGGAGAACATTTACTAGCTGAAAATCTAGCAATGGTTAATCCTAATCTGGGTTATTCGGTTGATGAATCGTTTCTGTTTCGTGAATTTAGAAAAGCCAAAGAAAGTGGCGAAGCATCATTTCGTGGGTTTTTGGCTAAACATGCTAATGTAGAAATTGGATTGGCATTACGTTCAGATCGTTGGGCTGGGGCGGATTTTTGGGCACAACAGGCTGACGGGGTATTAACACTAGATACTTTACTAGAACGATCTGAGGTAGTAACCATTGGGATTGATGGTGGTGGTCTAGATGACTTGCTGGGATTGTCAGTTGTAGGTCGTTGCAAAGAAACCCGCAAATGGATGGCATGGTCATATGCCTGGGGACATACTTCCGTTATTGAACGACGTAAAAGTGAAGCATCTAAACTGCTTGATTTCGAAAAAGATGGTGATTTTACGTTAGTAAAACACGTTGGTGATGATACTCGCGCACTAGCTAATATTGTAGAACATGTTCATCAGTTAGGCTTGCTAGATAAAATCGGTGTCGATCCAGCAGGAATTGGCGGACTACTTGATGAAATCGTTCAGCGAGGAATTGATCAGGAAAGTATTGTCGGCATATCACAAGGTTGGCGTTTAGGTGGTGCAATTCAGACGACAGAACGAAAATTAGCGGAAAATGTGCTTATTCACGCTGAACAACCCCTTATGAACTGGTGTGTAAGTAATGCCCGCATTGAACCAAAAGGAAATGCAATATTAATCACAAAACAGGCCAGTGGCAGATCGAAGATTGACCCACTAATGGCGCTGTTTAATGCTGTTTCACTGATGGCATTGAATCCAGAACCTGCCAAAAAAGAATACAAAGTTTACTTTATCTAA
- a CDS encoding terminase small subunit — translation MLTTKKKKFAEAIYAGKNQQEAAICAGYSEKAAKTRGSLLASDPCVLKYLRMLEDDAINPTDTTTSTDKNIEDPIYVMKTIMLKNINSDPKLALDAAAKLAPYLYKKLGESGKKQEKSEKAKNTNRFSPLPTPKLVVNNKK, via the coding sequence ATGTTAACAACAAAAAAGAAGAAATTTGCTGAAGCAATCTATGCGGGCAAAAATCAGCAAGAAGCTGCAATTTGCGCTGGCTATAGTGAAAAAGCTGCAAAAACGAGAGGTAGCTTATTAGCTAGTGATCCATGCGTACTTAAATATCTAAGAATGCTAGAAGATGACGCAATCAATCCAACTGATACTACTACTTCTACAGATAAAAATATTGAAGATCCTATTTATGTAATGAAAACCATCATGCTAAAAAATATAAATAGTGATCCAAAGTTGGCATTAGATGCAGCTGCTAAATTAGCTCCTTATTTATATAAAAAATTGGGAGAGTCAGGGAAAAAACAGGAAAAATCAGAAAAAGCAAAGAATACAAACAGATTTTCACCTTTACCCACTCCAAAGTTAGTTGTAAATAATAAGAAATAA
- a CDS encoding HNH endonuclease: protein MKLNMLKPRVMTLNTTAIKPHHISNRRITGYQLQKRRFEVWKDNPHCAVCGRLVDYPSGFELDHVIPLFKGGADTIDNVQILCNGEDGCHKNKTKEDIK from the coding sequence ATGAAACTTAATATGTTAAAACCAAGAGTGATGACATTAAATACCACAGCAATCAAACCTCATCACATAAGTAATCGCCGCATTACAGGTTATCAATTACAAAAACGCCGATTTGAAGTGTGGAAAGATAACCCACACTGTGCAGTGTGTGGTCGTCTTGTAGATTACCCATCAGGGTTTGAACTTGATCATGTCATCCCGCTATTTAAAGGCGGCGCAGATACAATAGATAACGTTCAAATTTTGTGCAATGGTGAGGATGGATGTCACAAAAACAAAACAAAAGAAGACATTAAGTAA
- a CDS encoding Rha family transcriptional regulator has translation MKAVTTKNDNFLVTEMPTMTSLEMVDYINAERESKAKSQGLAFPCEKYRQLQHRSFLTKVPKVLGEYSAKFFAQYKDSTGRDLPCYHFPKREACLMAMSYSYELQAKVYDYMTDLEENKGLAFTIEQLQNIVATARKASDEDSSDAGRRLRKRQDDLPILKKAEKTVMELSQIPLDLIGGGSRRIEG, from the coding sequence ATGAAAGCAGTAACAACTAAAAATGACAATTTTTTAGTAACAGAAATGCCAACAATGACCAGTCTGGAAATGGTGGATTACATTAATGCTGAACGTGAATCAAAAGCAAAAAGTCAAGGTTTGGCTTTTCCGTGTGAGAAATACAGACAATTACAACATCGAAGCTTTCTTACAAAAGTACCGAAAGTGTTAGGTGAGTACTCAGCAAAATTTTTTGCTCAGTACAAAGACAGCACGGGTCGTGACCTTCCTTGTTATCACTTCCCTAAGCGTGAAGCCTGTCTGATGGCAATGAGCTATAGCTATGAGTTACAAGCCAAAGTCTATGACTACATGACCGATTTAGAAGAAAATAAAGGATTAGCTTTTACTATTGAACAATTACAAAACATTGTGGCTACCGCCCGAAAAGCGTCTGATGAAGATTCGTCTGATGCAGGGAGAAGATTACGCAAGCGTCAAGATGATTTACCCATTCTTAAAAAAGCTGAAAAAACAGTAATGGAGTTATCTCAAATACCCCTTGATTTAATTGGTGGGGGTAGCAGGAGGATAGAAGGATGA
- a CDS encoding lysis protein, with translation MLWRPYAFIVVMIVGLVLSLVFLNSRYRAVKQNYQTLKQQYQAQLEAVKLQQQKIDALHQLDIEHTEELNNAKAEIAKLHDAVRAGAKRLRVNAVCRAPKTTTAQSRYDETTPQLSTAARQDYFHLREMIVENEKQTKYLQQYIKTQCQ, from the coding sequence ATGTTATGGCGACCTTACGCATTTATCGTAGTGATGATTGTTGGATTGGTTTTATCACTCGTTTTTCTCAACAGCCGTTACCGAGCCGTCAAGCAAAACTACCAAACGCTAAAACAGCAATATCAGGCTCAACTCGAAGCCGTGAAATTGCAGCAGCAGAAGATAGATGCCTTGCACCAACTCGATATTGAACACACCGAGGAACTCAATAATGCCAAAGCTGAAATTGCTAAGCTGCATGATGCTGTTCGTGCTGGTGCTAAGCGGTTGCGCGTCAACGCCGTGTGTCGTGCACCCAAAACCACTACCGCCCAGAGCCGATATGATGAAACCACCCCACAACTTAGCACAGCAGCTCGACAAGATTATTTCCATCTCAGAGAGATGATAGTCGAGAACGAAAAGCAGACGAAATATTTACAGCAGTACATCAAAACACAGTGTCAATAA